The following proteins are encoded in a genomic region of Brachypodium distachyon strain Bd21 chromosome 1, Brachypodium_distachyon_v3.0, whole genome shotgun sequence:
- the LOC104582728 gene encoding uncharacterized protein LOC104582728: MATLTSSAATSSPRPSSAPFCGGRSGSGWPRTQRRPSSSSSSGQGGGCGRPLDRVAGWVGGGIAAAFFASLERCSCVNVRTDDDLDDEQRDSVAPLMLDDGNGDPVGRRGRGGSRRGDKDRRSGGAGCYGDFNV; the protein is encoded by the coding sequence ATGGCAACCCTCACGTCGAGCGCCGCTACCTCGTCCCCGCGGCCGTCGTCCGCCCCCTTCTGCGGCGGCCGTTCCGGCTCCGGTTGGCCGCGCACGCAacgccgcccatcctcgtcatcgtcgtccggccagggcggcggctgcgggcggCCGCTGGACCGCGTGGCCGGGTGGGTCGGCGGAGGCATCGCGGCGGCGTTCTTCGCTTCCCTGGAGCGGTGCTCCTGCGTGAACGTCCGCACGGACGACGACCTCGACGACGAGCAGAGGGACTCCGTGGCGCCGCTGATGTTGGATGACGGCAACGGCGACCCTGTGGGtaggagggggaggggagggagcaGGAGAGGCGACAAGGACAGGAGGAGTGGTGGTGCTGGTTGCTATGGTGATTTCAATGTGTGA